CACCAGCGTGTACACCTCGTGGCCCATTTCGGGCTTCATGAATTCGAGGAAGCCCACCTTGCGGTTGTTGATGTTTTTCACGCCATCGCCGAACCAGGTGGCGTCTTTGTATTGCTTGTGGTAAGTCTTGCCAAACGAGGCGGCGTAGATGTCGACCATGTCCTGGTCGGCGTCGTTGTCGCTGTAGTTGAAGGCCAGGCTGATGAGGTTGTTGTTGGTGAAAATCACGCTCGGGCGGCTCTGGGCTTTGGCGTAGGCGAAGTCCATCTGCTGCTCGGTCATCACCTCAAAGCCCTTGGGAATCAGGATTTCCACCCGCTCGCTGAGCACGCGTTTTTTCACCAGCTCAATCTCAGATAGCGGCCGGGCAGCCGTTAAAAAGAGCCCCAGAATGCAGAGTAAAAATGTAGATTTCATACTAATCGCGGAATAGGTGGTGGTAACTAAAACGGTAATTGAGTACCCAAGTTAGATACAATAATCAAATATCCAACTTTGCACTTGCAAATATCGGAATTTTTTTCTGTGAACGAAACACGAGGCATGGCACTAATCCAATAAAGCGCTAACATTCGGCTAGTTGAGACCGTGCCAAGTGGGCTATTCAAATGAGCTGCCAATCACAAAATGCCTGGCATATTCATTTGTTGTATTGCAAATTTTATAAGTATAGTACAATTAAAAGGCTCTTTTTCGACCGGCGAGCCCGATTTCTCGGCGAACGAAACCCGACACCCGACGGCCCCGATGGGCGGTTAAAGAATGTTGTTGAGCTGCTCTTTTATTTTTTCCAATTCCTCCTTCATGCCTACCACCAGGTGCTGCACCGTGGCATCGTTGGCCTTGGAGCCGATGGTGTTGATTTCGCGGCCAATTTCCTGGGCCAGAAAGCCCAGCTTTTTGCCAACGGCTTCGTCGGGCTGGTGGGCGGCTTCTTCAAAATAGGCTAAGTGAGCGGCCAGGCGTACTTTTTCTTCGGCAATGTCGAGCTTCTCGATGTAGTAGAGCACCTCCTGCTCGAAGCGCGTAGCGTTGAACTGCTCGTGGCTGGTGAGCTCGGCCAGGTGGCTGGCCAGGCGCTGGCGCACGTGCTCGATGCGGGCGGGGTCGTGCAGCTCCACGGCGGCCAGCTGCTGCCGGATGGTGGCCACGTAGCCCAGAATTTCGGTGGTCAGCGTCTGGCCTTCGTCCTGCCGAAACTGCTGCATGGCCGCCAGCGCTTCGGTGAGCAGGGGCTGTAGCTCGGCCCAGGTAATTTCTTCGGCGGCGGGCTCGGCGTCGCGCACTTCGGAGGCGGTGGGGATGACGCCCGGCAGGCGCAGCGCCGCCAGCAGGGTTTCCTCGCCGGCGGGCAGGCCCAGGCCGGCGGCCACGGCTTTCAACTCGTGGAAGGCGGCTACCAGCGCTTCTTTGTTGAGCGTGGCGGCGGTGCGGGCTGCGGCCGGGCGCACAAAATCGAGGTTGAGGTTGACTTTGCCGCGCAGCAGGGCCTTGGCCACCGCGTTGCGGATTTCCAGCTCGTGCGGCATCAGGAAGCGGGGCAGGCGCAGAGTCAGGTCGAGAGTTTTGGAATTTACTGACCGCAGTTCGACGGTGGCCGTGTAGGTGTCGGTTTCGCGGTGGGCCTGGCCAAAGCCGGTCATGGAAATGAGCATGGTATCAAAAAATAAGCGGAGCGGCGGGGGCCGCGGTTGTTCGGGGAAATTCGGTGCTGGCGCGGAAACAAGCTATGACGAAGGTAGCGGCCAAAGCAGCATGCCGCTCGGCCGCGCAGGCCCGGGCTTCAGGGGCCGGCGGCGTTTGGCTTCAGCCTGGCCGCAAGGCGGCGGAAAAGGAGTAATGGCCACGGCCGTACTTTGTAGCAAATTCGCCGCGCCTCTTTTTGCGTTCTGCCTTGAAACTGCCCCGCGTTCTGCACCTGCCCAAGTGGTACCCCAACCGCTACGACGACCAGGACGGCGACTTTGTGGGCCGGCACGTGGCCGCCATTGCGGCGTACGGCGGGGTGGAGGGCGCCGTGCTGTTTGCGGCCGTGGCGCGCGGCCCCATCCCGCAACTGATTGACGCCGATGAGGATTTCGACGGGCCCTGGCCCACGCTGCGCTACTACTACCGCGCCGCGCCTACCGGCCTGGCCCTACTCGACAAGCCGCTGAAGCTGCTGCTTTACTACTGGTGCCTGCTGCGCGGCTACCGGCAGCTGCAGCGGCATTGGGCCGGCCACGGCCCCGACCTGGTGCACGTGCACGTGCTGCTGCGCACGGGGCTGTTTGCCTGGGGCTTGCGGGTGCTGCGCGGCGTTCCCTTCGTCGTGACGGAGCACTGGACGCGCTACCTGCCGCCGCGCGCGGCCAGCATTTCGGGGCTGCGCCGCTGGCTGACGGCGGCCGTGGTACGCCAGGCCGCGGCCCTGCATACGGTGAGCGCCAACCTGCGCGACGCCCTGGCCGCGCTGGGTGCCCAAAATCCGGTTTCGGCGGTGATACCGAACGTGGTGGATACCGACCTGTTTCATCCCGGCAAGCCTGATGCGGTTCGGCCGGCACGCACCCTGCTGCACGTGGCGGCCTTCAACGAAGCGGCCAAAAACCTGTGCGGGCTGTTGCGCGCCGTGGCCGGCCTGCGCGCCGCCTGGCCGGGCCTGCGCCTGCGCATTGCCGGCTACGGCCCCGATGAAGCCCAGGTGCGCCAGCAGGCCACCGACCTGGGCCTGCTGGCCGACGGCACGGTGGTTTTTCTGGGCAAGCTGGCCCACCCGGCGGTGGCGGCCGAGATGCGCCAAGCCACCGGCTTCGTGCTGTTTTCCAACGTCGAAAACCTGCCCTGCGTACTTATCGAAGCCCAAGCCAGCGGCCTGCCGGTGGTGGCCACCCGCGTGGGCGGCGTGCCCGAGCTGGTGCCCGAAGGCAGCCCGTTCGGCCACATAGTGCCGGCCGGCGACGAGGCAGCGCTGGCCACGGCCCTGAGCCAGCTGCTGGCCCGTGCCGAAACTGACCCCACCGATGCCGCCGGGCTGGCCGCGGCGGTAAATAGTCGCTTTGGGGTGGAAGCGGTGGGCCGGCAGTTTGGGGCGCTCTACCGCCGGGTGCTGGCCAGCTGATTAGCGCATTCCCGTCTTCGGCCGAGGGGGAGTGCGGGTTTGTGTTGTTCTTTCGCGGGCTCATGTTCAAACGCATTCTTCAGCATTTCGCGGCGCGCGTGCTCACGGCGGGGCTCAGCTTTGCAGTGGTGTGGCTCACGGCGCGCTACCTGGGGGCGGCGGGGCGCGGGCAGGTCAGCCTGTTTTTTACCGACATGTCGGGGCTGGTGCTGCTGGCCGGGCTGGTGGGGGCTCGTCGCTGATATACCTCGTGCCGCGCCGCAATGCCTGGCACCTGCTGCTGCCGGCCTACGGCTGGGCCGCGGTGGTGAGCGTGGGCGGGGCCGTAGCGGTGGGCCTGCTGCGGCCGGTATCGGCGGAATACGTGCTGCACCTGGGGGCCGTGACGCTGGTGCAGGTGTTGCTGTCCATCAACCTGTTTCTGCTGCTGGGGCGCAAGCACGAGCAGGTGTATAATGTGCTCACCACGGCCCAGGCCGCGCTGCTGGCGCTGGCGCTGGCGGTGGCGTTTGCCGCGGCCCACTGGCTGGAAGTGCGGGTGTATTACTACGCCAACTACTTGGCTTATGGCCTGCCGTGGCTGCTCAGCCTGGGGCTGCTGCTGCGCCTGCCCGATGCCTGGGGCAGCCGCCGCGCCCGCCGCCGGGTGGTGGCCCGCGAGCTGGCCCGCCACAGCCGGAGCGCGCATTTTTCCAACCTACTCACCTTTGCCAACTACCGCTTCGGCTACTACGCGGTGGCGTACCTGGCCAGCGCCAGGGCGCTGGGCGTGCTTTCGGTGGGCGTGGCCTTGGCCGAGGCCATCTGGCTGATACCGCGCAGCACGGCCCTCATTCAGTACGTGGCGCTGGTGAATGCCGCCAATCAGCGCGAGCAAACCCACGCGGCCCTGCGCGGCAGCCGGCTCACGCTGCTGGCCACGGCTGGCGCGGTGCTGGTGCTGGCGGCCGTGCCCACGGCCTGGCTGGCGGCTTTTTTCGGGCCGGAGTTTGGGGCGGCGCACGGGGTCATTCTGGCGTTGGCGCCCGGCATCATGGCGTATGGGGCGGCCATGCAGGCCAGCTCCTATTTCAGCGGCACGGCGCGCTATGGTGTGAACAACCGCGCGGCCCTGCTGGGCTTGGCCGTGACGGTGCCCGCCTGCCTGGTGCTGGTGCCCCGCCTGGGCATGACCGGTGCGGCGCTGGGCATGTCGGCCTCTTACGCGGCCACAGCGGCGTACTTGCTGGTGCATTTCCGCCGCGCCATTGGTGCCGCCTGGCCGGACCTGCTGCCCGGTACCGCCGATTTGCGCTGGCTGGCGCTGCGCTTAAGGAGCACGGCAGAATGAAGAGAAATGAGTGTTTGAAAACGTCTGTCATCCTGAGCGCAGCGAAGGACCTTCGCAACGAAGAACGGTTTGCAGTAATGTCAAACGAAGCAAACGTGATAAGGTCCTTCGCTGCGCTCAGGATGACAGACGCGCCAATTCCTCATTAAGCCCAGGCGTCACCTTACCACTTCTACCGTGCCTTTTAGCTGGCGGCCGTCGGGGTAGGTGATGAGGTAGTAGTACACGCCGTCGGGCTGGCCTTCGGCCTGCCAGTCGTTGCGGTAGGCGGCGGCTTCGAACACCTTCTGGCCCCAGCGGGAGAAGATTTGCAGGTGCGGGGGGCAGTCTGGGCCCAGCCGGAAGGTTTGGTTTTGGTCGTCGCCGTTGGGGGTGATGATGTTCGGGATTTTGCTTGCCAGCACCTCCACCACGGGCAGGGCCAGTTGGGTTTCGCACTGGCTGGCGTTGTAGCGCAGGCGCGCCACGGGCTGGTATTTGCCCGGCGCTGTGTAGGTGTGGGTGGGCGAGTTTTCCGTCGATTGCGTGCCGTCGCCAAAATCCCAGCTCAGGCTGGTGCCCGCAACGGGTGCGCCGGCCGTGAAACGCAGCGTGAGCGGTGCCAGTCGGGCTTCGGGGCAATTGACCGGCGCTGCCGCCGCCGTGAGTGTGGGCACCGCCGCCACCAACACCCGCCGGGTGGAAGTGGCCGAACACCCCCCGCTGCTCACCACGTAGCTGAGCGTGGCGGGGCCCACAAAGCCAGCTGGCGGCGTGAAGTAGAAGCCCGTGGCCGGGCTGCCGCTCACGCCGGCGCCCGTCCAGATGCCGCCGGCCGGGCTGCCGCGCAGGGCAAAGCGCTGGGTGCTGCCGGGGCACAGCATGGTGTCGGCGGGCAGCACGGGCGCCGCCAGTCGGGTGATGGCCACGGTGCGGCTGTCCTGCACCACGCAGCCGCCCACGCTCAGCGTGTAGATGACCTGGTAGGTGCCCACCGCGCGGTTGGGGTCGAAATAAACCCCCGTGCTGCCCCCGGTGACGACGCCCGAGCCGCTCCACACCCCGCCGGCGGGCGCGGCGGTGAGCGGCACCACCGGAAGCGCCGGGTTGTTGAGCCCGGGGGCGCAGTACGTGGCTTGTAGCGGCGCCGTGATGGCCACCGTGGGCGGGGCCGTCACGGTTACGCGGCGGGTGCCGGTGGTGGTGCACAGCCCCGAGCTGAGCACGGTGTAAGTCAGGCTTTGCACTCCCACCAACGCCACCGAGGGTGTGAAAAAAAAGCCCGTGGCCAGGCTGCCCGTCACACCGGGCCCGCTCCAGATGCCGCCCGTCGGGTTGCCCACCAGGGGTTGGGGGCCGGCCGTGGCACACACCGTTTGGTCGGCGCCGGCGTTGGCGATGCTGGGCTCGAAGTTGAAGACAAAGGCGGCGTTGTTGCAGTTGCCGCTGGGGTTGAAGGTGGAGTAGGTATTGGCGCCCGGCGGAATGGGAAAGCCCGAGCCAAACCCGCAGGCGCACACGGCCTGGTACACCACGCCGCGCGGGTCGAAGCGCGAGGTGCCGCCGTCCACGTGGTCGTCGGTGCCGTTGGTGTCGCCGTAGTACGTGCCGTAGGCCAAGCTGCCCAGGCCCGCCGCAAACTGTACCAGGTAGAAGTCGCGGCTGTCGGTGCTGATTTGCAGCGCCCCCGGCGTGATGGGCATCCCGGACATGGGGCCATTGAGGGCCAGGTACGGCTCGCCGAACAAGTTGGTGTTGTGCCCGCCGCCCCAGCCACACACATACACTCGGTCGCAGCGGTCCACCAGGAAGGCCGTGGGGTCGAGGTCGATGCTGTTGCGGCCGCTGCCGAATACCGTGGCCAGCTGCGTGGTGCTCAGGTTGGGGTCGAGCTTGTGAATGAACTGCCGGCCGTTGGGGGTAATGAACAGGCCGGGCGTGGTGGGGTAGGCCCCGGCGGTCTGGCCCAGCACGTACACGCCGCCGTCGGTGCCCAATTGCAGGAAGTAGCTTTGGTCGTAGGCCGGCGTGCCCAGGTAGCTGGCGCGCAGCAGACTGGTGCCGCTGGCGCTGATGCGGGCCACAAAGCCATCGACGTCGCCTAGGGCCGCCGGCCGCAGGCTGCCGGCCGTGGTGGGAAAGTTGGGGCTCAGCGTGCCGCCGGCCACGTACACGTCGCCGCTCGTGGGCTCTACTTGGATAGAATACGCGGCATCGGAAGCGCCCCCGCCCAGGTAGCTGCCCCAGGTAAGGGCCGTGAGGGTGGGGTTGAGCTTGAGCACCAGGCCATCGGTGGTGCCGCCCCGGTAGGAGGTAGCAAAGCCGCGGGCCAAGGGGAAGTCGCTGGAAGAAGTGTTGCTGGCCACGTACACGTTGTCGGCCGCATCCACCAGAATGTCGCCCCGAAACGGGTCGCCATAGTTGTGGGCCAGCTGGGTGGTGGTGTTCACGTTCAGCGGGAGCACGCCCTCGTTGCCCGAGCCGCCCAGGTAGGTCGAGCCCACCAGGCCCGTGCCATTGGCGCTGAAGCGGGTTATCACCAAATCGGAGCCATTGGGCAGGGCGTAGTCGAAGCCGTAGCCGTAGGGGTCGGTGTAAAAGCCTTGGTTGAAGGTGCGCTGCAAAGCCCCTGCAGTGGTCGGGTAGTTGTTGCTGGAGCTGGCACCCAGCAGCAACAGCTCACCCTGGCTATTCACCACCAGGCTGGTGGGAAAGTCGGCGTTGCTGCCGCCGATATAGGACGCCCACACCCGCGCGGCGGGTCCGTTCACGCTGGTGTTGTATTTAATCACGCCAATGTCGATGACGCCCGAAAACTGCGTGCGAAAAGCGCCCGAGCTGGCCGGGTAGCCCAGCGAAAACACAATGCCGCCGGAGTAGAGGTTGCCCTGCGCGTCGTAGGTGGCCGTGAAGCCCCAGTTGTCGGCCGTCGAGCCGGTATAGGTAGCAAACACCACCACGGGGTCGATGACGAGCGGCAGGGTTTTATCATAATGGCCCAGCGCAAAGCGCACCGTGCCGTCGGCCAGCGCGTAGCGGCAGGCCACGGCCTTGCGCCGGCCGCGGGCGGTGGTTTGCCAGGCTTGCGGGGCGCGCTCCACGAGGGTGCCCACGCTGGTGCGCACCAGCAGGTTGCCTTCGGCATCCAGCTGCAGGCCGGTGGCGCCGTCGTGGCGCAGGGCAATGGCCTCGGGGCGGGCGCCGGGCGCCACTTCAAAGTCGTATTCCAGGTGCTGGTCGGCGCTTTCGTACACGCAGGCGTTCACGCCGGGCCACAGGCCGGCGTAGCGCAGCTCGCGGAAGCCGCGCACGCCGGTGGCCCAGCGCGTGGGGTCTTGGCCCAGGAAGTAGTTGCGCCGCTCCTCGGTGGCCTCGGTGGGGGTGATGGTGGCCGGGGCCGCGCCCGCAAAGCGCAGCTGCAGGGCGTGGCCGTGCAGCAGGCTGTCGGCGGCGGGCCGGCGCTGCTTGTGGGTGCCGTGGCCGGGCCGGTCGAGGCTGCCGCTGGCCAGCAACGAGAACGTGAGGCCGTCGGGCTCGGCAAATAGGCGGCCGCCGGGCAGGGCGGCCACGTATCGGGCGCGGTCGTCCCACTGGCCTTTGTTTTCCACAAATTCCAACGTGCGCTCGGGTCGGGTCGGGGGCGTGGTATGGGCCGTGGCCGCGGTGCCGAAACCCAGCTGCAGCACGCCCGCCGCTACGAGTAGAAATAGCTTCATCAACAACAGAATAAAGGACGGGTGGGAAAGTAAATATAAACGTTCGGCCGCCCCGGGTTGCGGAGCGGCCGAACGGGCAACAGCAGCCTGACCGGGCTAGCGGCGCACCTCCACCCAGCCCTTCACGCGCCGGTCGTCGGCATCGCGCAGCAGGAAATAGTAGATGCCGTCGGGCAGGTTTTTGGCATCCCAGTCGTTGTGGTACTCATCGGTTTGGTACACGCGCTGTCCCCAGCGCGAAAACACTTCCAGCGACGCCGGCTTGCAGCCGATGCGCGGCCGGAAGGTCTGGTTCTGGTTGTCGCCGTTGGGGGTGATGATGTTGGGCACGAACACAGCGCCCACCTCCACCGGCGCAAACCCCGTGAGCACCTCACAGTTGCCGTAGCGGGCCTGCAGCTGCACGCGGTAGGAGCCCGGCTTTTCGTACACGTGCGTGGGTTCGGCCTCGGTGCTGGTGCTGCCATCGCCAAAATCCCAGAGGTAGGTGGCCCGGGGCGCCAGCAGCACCGGCGAGAGCTGGCACTTGAACGGAGCCAGGCCCGCGTACTGCGGCACGGCCTCGCACACCGGCAGGTTCAGGCCCACGTCCTGGGTGGAGGTGGGGGCCAGCACCACCGTGCGGGTGGCCGCGGCCTGGCAGGGGCCCTCGGTCACGGTATATGTCAGGGGGAAGACGCCGCCGCGGTTGTTGGTGTTCGGGGGTGTGAAAAAGCCGCTCGGGGTAACGCCCGTACCGCTCCACACGCCGCCCGCCGGGCTGTAGCCGCGCAGCTGGAAGGGCTGGCGTAGGTCGGCGCACAGGGTGGTGTCGCGGCCAGGCACCACGGTGGGCGGGCGCGTCACCACCACCTGCCGGGTGCCCACGCCGCAGCCCAGCGAGTCCGCGACGGTGTAGCTGATGGTGTGCGTGCCCGGCCCGGCTGCGGCCGGCAGGAAAATGCTGCCCGATACGCCCGGCCCGCTCCACACCCCGCCCGGCA
This DNA window, taken from Hymenobacter sp. 5317J-9, encodes the following:
- a CDS encoding gliding motility-associated C-terminal domain-containing protein, whose product is MKLFLLVAAGVLQLGFGTAATAHTTPPTRPERTLEFVENKGQWDDRARYVAALPGGRLFAEPDGLTFSLLASGSLDRPGHGTHKQRRPAADSLLHGHALQLRFAGAAPATITPTEATEERRNYFLGQDPTRWATGVRGFRELRYAGLWPGVNACVYESADQHLEYDFEVAPGARPEAIALRHDGATGLQLDAEGNLLVRTSVGTLVERAPQAWQTTARGRRKAVACRYALADGTVRFALGHYDKTLPLVIDPVVVFATYTGSTADNWGFTATYDAQGNLYSGGIVFSLGYPASSGAFRTQFSGVIDIGVIKYNTSVNGPAARVWASYIGGSNADFPTSLVVNSQGELLLLGASSSNNYPTTAGALQRTFNQGFYTDPYGYGFDYALPNGSDLVITRFSANGTGLVGSTYLGGSGNEGVLPLNVNTTTQLAHNYGDPFRGDILVDAADNVYVASNTSSSDFPLARGFATSYRGGTTDGLVLKLNPTLTALTWGSYLGGGASDAAYSIQVEPTSGDVYVAGGTLSPNFPTTAGSLRPAALGDVDGFVARISASGTSLLRASYLGTPAYDQSYFLQLGTDGGVYVLGQTAGAYPTTPGLFITPNGRQFIHKLDPNLSTTQLATVFGSGRNSIDLDPTAFLVDRCDRVYVCGWGGGHNTNLFGEPYLALNGPMSGMPITPGALQISTDSRDFYLVQFAAGLGSLAYGTYYGDTNGTDDHVDGGTSRFDPRGVVYQAVCACGFGSGFPIPPGANTYSTFNPSGNCNNAAFVFNFEPSIANAGADQTVCATAGPQPLVGNPTGGIWSGPGVTGSLATGFFFTPSVALVGVQSLTYTVLSSGLCTTTGTRRVTVTAPPTVAITAPLQATYCAPGLNNPALPVVPLTAAPAGGVWSGSGVVTGGSTGVYFDPNRAVGTYQVIYTLSVGGCVVQDSRTVAITRLAAPVLPADTMLCPGSTQRFALRGSPAGGIWTGAGVSGSPATGFYFTPPAGFVGPATLSYVVSSGGCSATSTRRVLVAAVPTLTAAAAPVNCPEARLAPLTLRFTAGAPVAGTSLSWDFGDGTQSTENSPTHTYTAPGKYQPVARLRYNASQCETQLALPVVEVLASKIPNIITPNGDDQNQTFRLGPDCPPHLQIFSRWGQKVFEAAAYRNDWQAEGQPDGVYYYLITYPDGRQLKGTVEVVR
- a CDS encoding polysaccharide biosynthesis C-terminal domain-containing protein, which codes for MPRRNAWHLLLPAYGWAAVVSVGGAVAVGLLRPVSAEYVLHLGAVTLVQVLLSINLFLLLGRKHEQVYNVLTTAQAALLALALAVAFAAAHWLEVRVYYYANYLAYGLPWLLSLGLLLRLPDAWGSRRARRRVVARELARHSRSAHFSNLLTFANYRFGYYAVAYLASARALGVLSVGVALAEAIWLIPRSTALIQYVALVNAANQREQTHAALRGSRLTLLATAGAVLVLAAVPTAWLAAFFGPEFGAAHGVILALAPGIMAYGAAMQASSYFSGTARYGVNNRAALLGLAVTVPACLVLVPRLGMTGAALGMSASYAATAAYLLVHFRRAIGAAWPDLLPGTADLRWLALRLRSTAE
- a CDS encoding YicC/YloC family endoribonuclease, which encodes MLISMTGFGQAHRETDTYTATVELRSVNSKTLDLTLRLPRFLMPHELEIRNAVAKALLRGKVNLNLDFVRPAAARTAATLNKEALVAAFHELKAVAAGLGLPAGEETLLAALRLPGVIPTASEVRDAEPAAEEITWAELQPLLTEALAAMQQFRQDEGQTLTTEILGYVATIRQQLAAVELHDPARIEHVRQRLASHLAELTSHEQFNATRFEQEVLYYIEKLDIAEEKVRLAAHLAYFEEAAHQPDEAVGKKLGFLAQEIGREINTIGSKANDATVQHLVVGMKEELEKIKEQLNNIL
- a CDS encoding glycosyltransferase gives rise to the protein MKLPRVLHLPKWYPNRYDDQDGDFVGRHVAAIAAYGGVEGAVLFAAVARGPIPQLIDADEDFDGPWPTLRYYYRAAPTGLALLDKPLKLLLYYWCLLRGYRQLQRHWAGHGPDLVHVHVLLRTGLFAWGLRVLRGVPFVVTEHWTRYLPPRAASISGLRRWLTAAVVRQAAALHTVSANLRDALAALGAQNPVSAVIPNVVDTDLFHPGKPDAVRPARTLLHVAAFNEAAKNLCGLLRAVAGLRAAWPGLRLRIAGYGPDEAQVRQQATDLGLLADGTVVFLGKLAHPAVAAEMRQATGFVLFSNVENLPCVLIEAQASGLPVVATRVGGVPELVPEGSPFGHIVPAGDEAALATALSQLLARAETDPTDAAGLAAAVNSRFGVEAVGRQFGALYRRVLAS